The Neodiprion fabricii isolate iyNeoFabr1 chromosome 4, iyNeoFabr1.1, whole genome shotgun sequence genome window below encodes:
- the LOC124181687 gene encoding endoribonuclease Dcr-1 isoform X2, translating into MAFPLNDQVHTKSFSPREYQVELLYAALESNIIVCLGKNSEQIFIVIKLIQELATNNRRSPSEGGKRSVYILRDTDRCLTKAVYIQQLTDLRVLICDSETWPEFDRKFAESQVIVATSHVCADLLNQNKIYPSQINLAIVDQCHKAVNDEKLKFVLQKFNVSNGPRLIGFAAPVFNLTRQPGRLEAEVELLEKTFHCRIETASDIVSVLRYSPKPKEYIVEYKCGEYEELNQTLENCAMHAMNFLCDHRYDPTEIYNDEFLEDIQKIPDPKQEPCSMIEDFLYVLQTFGAWCANHAALALLIQAEKLKVKTPYERHYLLFNVVVSLFIKIRAICESEFENLSEREKLYKFSTPCVHRLLHILKCYAPSSKKEFTIPDNKLSNGHSVSACKKEIDTGKDGLQQSKYIGNVKKLRTGIKRPPKSRYPRTQIDPDLLCGVIFVDKGFTAKILFYLLNDACKYDKDLQFLSPLYTIEKNPEGTSSAHDMEVQHRKQEEVLKSFRIHECNLLIATSILEEGIDIPKCNFVMRYDFPKSYQSYVQCKGRARATDALHVLFTLLSKCANKEPSEEEELLADKYGDLLPQYKPLSIEGSPSVTFNSAISLVNRYCAKLPSDTFTRLTPEWIIEPTIIDNKTMYVCSIRLPINSPVKYTVTSYPMPNSAMARRLAALQLCIDLHRANEIDDYLLPIGKENFKANPEDAEAPPLPDETKAEFSEARPGTTKRRQYYYKKTAEVLTDCRPVLMTKSFLYHISMVLTCPLPEEQNTRGRRIYPPEESAIGFGILTLKKIPKLCPFPIYTRSGEVHVKLELSKETVTLNADQIERVAAFLKYTFTNVLRLQKYLMLFDPNASENSYFIVPVKTVITENGPDVHVDWEFLERIYENRNAIPNEVSEGDRNQFKFDATKYHDAVIMPWYRNKDQPQYFYVAEICANLNPKSSFPGADYSTFEEYYLKKYNIQIQNLNQPLLDVDHTSARLNFLTPRYINRKGVALPTSSEETKKAKRENLEQKQILVAELCAIHPFPASLWRQAVCLPCILYRINALLLANQIRCQVAKMINLGQQHLDPDFEWLPLDFGWSLSEVLNKSKDSSKLIEMKSDAKTTKSVIPKLTDSMSVAEEIEKDISSKHDSSVDKDNEMEIGTWSNEMAINAVELNNENIFSPNLTVLQDTFSWNDIRYGSPACDSDLDAYDTDDTSSEAMGDFSDESDEGGGGLRIAFMGDNVAEAVEDENRIRKNEINKRILDLLELERSYDEDVWQCSNDIQNGLIQQHETAQNIETSRTKEEILTNGMFIRSDQEIVLKRRSSAVQNKTDLLPSEYYEYISQVSKRFTHEVINTQPLRQPIKKQSNNSQILEEADDSLFSFDYQPNLNGHPGPSPSLILQALTMSNANDGINLERLETIGDSFLKYSITTYLYCTYDNIHEGKLSHLRSKQVSNLNLYRLGRRKVLGESMIATKFEPHDNWLPPCYYVPREIEQALIESGVPSNLWNQADIPVLRAVNPNEISELVRETEHKLEIMRTELIRSSNDSATDFEKLRCFIPYNLITQHSIPDKSVADCVEALIGAYLIACGPRGAFLFMAWLGIHVLPFQKVSIISTNEPLDRPPGSSSYIKEINENGETCWTQIRYGNLDEPQCPLLRHVPDPEKELSLMLDGYSDLEESMGYKFREPSYLLQAFTHASYQPNKLTDCYQRLEFLGDAVLDYLITRHLYEDTRQHSPGALTDLRSALVNNTIFASLAVRCGFHKYFRHLSPGLNVVIDRFVRIQEENGHSISEEYYLIAEDECEEAEDVEVPKALGDVFESLAGAIYLDSGMSLDAVWRVYYKIMRSEIEQFSTNVPKSPIRELLELEPETAKFGKPEKLADGRRVRVTVDVFGKGSFKGIGRNYRIAKCTAAKCALKKLKKMQRHQREKL; encoded by the exons ATGGCATTTCCATTAAATGATCAAGTTCATACTAAGTCTTTCTCTCCTAGAGAATATCAA GTGGAGCTCCTCTACGCAGCTTTAGAGAGCAACATAATAGTTTGTCtaggaaaaaattctgaacaaatatttattgttatcaaACTAATTCAAGAGTTGGCGACTAACAACCGAAG ATCTCCGTCAGAAGGAGGCAAGCGCTCAGTATACATTCTAAGGGATACAGATCGATGTTTAACCAAAGCTGTATATATACAACAATTAACAGATTTACGCGTGCTTATCTGTGATTCTGAGACATGGCCAGAGTTCGATAGAAAATTCGCTGAAAGTCAG GTGATTGTCGCTACATCACATGTTTGTGCAGATCTGTTGAatcagaataaaatttatccaagTCAAATAAATTTGGCAATTGTAGATCAATGCCACAAAGCAGTCAATGATGAAAAGCTAAAGtttgttttacaaaaatttaatgtctCTAACGGTCCTCGACTAATTGGTTTTGCTGCACCAGTTTTTAATCTAACTCGTCAGCCAGGACGACTGGAAGCAGAAGTTGAACTTTTGGAAAAAACCTTTCATTGTAGAATTGAAACAGCCAGTGATATTGTATCAGTATTAAG ATATAGTCCAAAACCAAAAGAGTACATTGTAGAATACAAATGTGGCGAATATGAAGAATTAAACCAGACTCTGGAGAACTGTGCTATGCATGCTATGAACTTTTTGTGTGATCATCGCTATGATCCCACTGAAATTTACAACGATGAGTTCCTCGAGGACATACAGAAGATTCCTGATCCTAAACAGGAACCTTGCTCAATGATAGAAGACTTTTTGTACGTACTTCAAACATTCGGGGCTTGGTGCGCCAATCACGCTGCTCTAGCTTTGCTAATTCAAGCAGAAAAGCTGAAAGTAAAAACCCCTTATGAGCGACACTACTTATTATTCAACGTTGTGGTTTCCttgtttattaaaataag AGCTATTTGTGaaagtgaatttgaaaatttgagcgaaagagaaaaattatacaaattctCCACTCCATGTGTTCATCGACTATTGCATATACTCAAGTGTTATGCCCCATCCAGCAAAAAAGAATTCACTATCCCAGACAACAAACTGAGCAATGGACACA GTGTATCTGCCTGCAAGAAAGAGATTGATACTGGAAAAGATGGCCTCCAACAATCAAAATACATTGGAAATGTCAAAAAGCTACGAACTGGTATTAAAAGACCTCCAAAATCACGGTATCCACGTACTCAAATTGATCCCGATCTGTTGTGCGGAGTTATTTTTGTGGATAAAGGATTTACagcaaaaatattattttatctattgaaT GACGCTTGTAAGTATGACAAAGATTTACAATTTCTCTCTCCACTTTATACAATTGAAAAGAATCCTGAGGGAACAAGCTCTGCTCATGACATGGAGGTTCAACATCGGAAACAAGAGGAGGTTTTAAAAAGCTTCCGAATACACGaatgtaatttattaattgCTACATCGATATTGGAGGAGG GAATAGATATACCAAAATGCAATTTTGTGATGAGGTATGATTTCCCTAAGAGCTATCAGTCTTACGTGCAGTGCAAAGGCCGAGCTCGGGCAACTGATGCCCTTCATGTGCTTTtc ACTTTATTATCAAAGTGTGCCAATAAGGAACCttcggaagaagaagaattattGGCGGATAAATATGGCGATTTGTTACCTCAGTACAAACCATTGAGTATTGAGGGTTCACCTAGTGTTACTTTTAATTCTGCAATATCTTTGGTAAACAG GTATTGTGCCAAGCTGCCTAGTGATACATTCACTCGATTAACACCAGAATGGATAATTGAACCAAcaattattgataataaaacCATGTATGTTTGTTCCATACGTTTGCCAATAAACTCGCCTGTGAAATACACAGTAACG TCATATCCAATGCCGAATAGTGCAATGGCTCGTCGCTTGGCTGCACTTCAACTCTGCATAGATCTTCATAGAGCTAATGAAATTGATGATTATTTGTTGCCAAttggtaaagaaaattttaaagcAAACCCAGAAGATGCTGAAGCCCCTCCACTACCAGATGAAACAAAAGCTGAGTTTTCTGAAGCGCGCCCAGGTACCACTAAACGAAGACAATACTACTACAAAAAG ACTGCTGAAGTGTTAACAGATTGCAGGCCTGTACTGATGACGAAATCGTTTTTATATCATATTAGTATGGTACTCACTTGCCCTTTACCTGAGGAACAAAACACAAGAGGTCGTCGAATATATCCTCCTGAAGAGTCAGCTATAGGATTTGGCATTCTAACtctaaaaaaaataccaaag CTATGTCCATTCCCAATATACACGAGATCAGGAGAGGTTCATGTAAAACTTGAATTAAGTAAGGAGACGGTTACATTGAATGCTGATCAAATTGAACGAGTAGCAGCCTTCCTCAAGTACACGTTCACAAATGTTCTAAGGCTTCAAAAATATCTGATGCTATTTGATCCGAATGCTTCAGAAAATTCATACTTCATTGTTCCTGTAAAAACGG TTATCACAGAAAATGGCCCGGATGTTCATGTGGATTGGGAGTTCTTAGAACGTATATATGAGAACAGGAATGCAATACCGAATGAAGTGTCGGAAGGAGATCGCAATCAATTCAAATTTGATGCAACTAAATATCATGATGCTGTTATTATGCCATGGTATAGAAATAAGGATCAGCcacaa TACTTTTATGTAGCGGAAATTTGTGCCAACTTGAACCCAAAATCTTCTTTTCCTGGGGCTGACTATAGTACATTTGAGGagtattatttgaaaaaatataacatacaGATTCAGAATCTGAATCAACCGCTACTTGATGTAGATCATACTTCAGCTAGGCTCAATTTTCTCACACCAAG ATACATCAATCGTAAAGGTGTTGCATTACCAACTAGTAGTGAGGAAACCAAGAAggcaaagagagaaaatttggaacaaaaacaaatattgGTAGCAGAGCTTTGTGCTATTCATCCATTTCCTGCCTCATTATGGAGACAAGCGGTTTGTCTGCCATGCATACTTTATAGAATCAACGCACTTCTTCTTGCTAATCAAATACGATGCCAGGTagcaaaaatgataaatttggGGCAGCAACATTTAGATCCAG ACTTTGAATGGTTGCCATTAGACTTTGGTTGGAGTCTATCGGAAGTCTTGAATAAATCAAAGGACAGTAgtaaattgattgaaatgaaaagtgaTGCTAAAACTACGAAATCTGTTATACCTAAATTGACAGACAGTATGTCCGTGGCAGAAGAAATTGAGAAAGATATCTCTTCAAAGCATGACAGTTCCGTGGATAAAGATAATGAAATGGAAATTGGAACGTGGTCTAATGAAATGGCTATAAATGCAGtggaattgaataatgaaaatattttttcaccaaatttaaCGGTGCTACAAGATACCTTTTCTTGGAATGATATTAGGTACGGCTCACCTGCCTGTGATTCTGATTTAGATGCTTACGATACTGATGACACCTCTAGTGAAGCAATGGGAGATTTTTCAGACGAAAGTGATGAAGGTGGTGGTGGTCTACGCATTGCTTTTATGGGAGATAATGTTGCAGAAGCTGTGGAAGACGAAAATAGAAtccgtaaaaatgaaattaataaaagaattttGGATTTATTAGAGTTGGAAAGAAGTTATGACGAGGATGTTTGGCAGTGTTCCAATGATATTCAGAATGGATTAATTCAACAACATGAGACagctcaaaatattgaaactagTCGAACCAAAGAAGAAATTCTGACGAATGGAATGTTTATTCGTAGCGATCAAGAAATCGTTTTGAAGAGGCGTTCATCAGCTgtacaaaataaaactgaCTTACTGCCGTCTGAGTATTATGAATACATCTCTCAGGTTTCGAAAAGATTTACACATGAAGTTATTAATACGCAGCCTCTGAGGCAACCCATTAAGAAACAATCAAACAACTCTCAGATATTGGAAGAAGCAGACGATTCTCTTTTTAGTTTTGATTATCAACCGAATCTAAATGGTCACCCTGGACCAAGTCCGAGTTTAATTCTTCAAGCGTTGACAATGTCAAATGCTAACGATGGTATTAATTTAGAGAGGCTCGAAACTATTGGAGATtcttttctaaaatattcaataaccACATACTTGTATTGTACATATGACAATATACATGAAGGAAAATTGAGTCACCTGAGATCAAAACAA GTGagcaatttaaatttatacagaTTAGGCCGTCGAAAAGTATTGGGTGAAAGTATGATAGCAACTAAATTTGAACCGcacgataattggttaccaCCATGCTATTATGTACCACGTGAAATAGAACAAGCATTAATAGAATCTGGAGTGCCGTCAAATTTGTGGAACCAAGCAGATATTCCAGTTCTCAGAGCTGTAAATCCAAATGAAATATCCGAACTTGTTCGAGAAACGGAGCATAAACTCGAGATTATGCGGACTGAACTGATTCGAAGCAGCAATGATTCTGCgaccgattttgaaaagttacgATGTTTCATACCATATAATCTAATTACACAGCATAGTATACCAGATAAAAGTGTCGCTGACTGTGTGGAAGCTTTAATAGGAGCATATTTAATAGCGTGTGGGCCCAGAGGAGCTTTCTTATTCATGGCCTGGCTAGGAATTCATGTCTTACCATTCCAAAAAGTTTCTATCATATCCACAAATGAACCACTTGACAGACCTCCGGGTAGTTCGTCCTATATTAaggaaattaacgaaaatggAGAAACATGCTGGACACAA ATACGCTATGGAAACTTAGATGAGCCACAGTGCCCACTTTTGAGGCATGTACCAGATCCTGAAAAGGAGTTGAGCCTGATGCTGGATGGTTATAGCGATCTTGAAGAAAGTATGGGCTACAAATTTCGTGAGCCGAGTTACTTATTGCAAGCATTCACCCATGCATCGTATCAGCCAAATAAATTGACAGACTGTTACCAACGCTTAGAATTTCTTGGAGATGCAGTTTTAG ATTATCTGATAACAAGACATTTGTATGAGGATACAAGACAACATTCCCCTGGTGCTCTAACAGATTTGAGGTCAGCTTTGGtaaataatacaatatttgCTTCGTTGGCAGTCAGATGTggatttcataaatatttccGCCATCTATCACCAGGTTTAAATGTGGTCATTGACAGATTCGTCAGGATACAAGAAGAAAATGGTCACTCTATCAGTGAAGAA TATTATTTAATTGCTGAAGATGAATGCGAAGAGGCAGAAGACGTTGAAGTTCCAAAGGCTTTAGGTGATGTTTTTGAATCTTTGGCAGGAGCAATTTATTTAGACAGTGGTATGTCTCTTGACGCTGTTTGGAGGGTGTATTATAAAATCATGAGGTCCGAAATag aacaATTCAGTACAAACGTACCAAAATCTCCAATAAGAGAATTATTAGAGTTGGAACCTGAAACAGCAAAGTTTGGGAAGCCTGAAAAACTAGCTGATGGTCGGCGTGTAAGAGTCACAGTAGATGTGTTTGGGAAGGGTTCTTTCAAAGGAATAGGAAGAAATTATCGCATTGCTAAATGTACAGCTGCAAAATGTGCActtaaaaaactaaaaaaaatgcaacgacatcaaagagaaaaactgtga
- the LOC124181687 gene encoding endoribonuclease Dcr-1 isoform X3, which produces MAFPLNDQVHTKSFSPREYQVELLYAALESNIIVCLGKNSEQIFIVIKLIQELATNNRRSPSEGGKRSVYILRDTDRCLTKAVYIQQLTDLRVLICDSETWPEFDRKFAESQVIVATSHVCADLLNQNKIYPSQINLAIVDQCHKAVNDEKLKFVLQKFNVSNGPRLIGFAAPVFNLTRQPGRLEAEVELLEKTFHCRIETASDIVSVLRYSPKPKEYIVEYKCGEYEELNQTLENCAMHAMNFLCDHRYDPTEIYNDEFLEDIQKIPDPKQEPCSMIEDFLYVLQTFGAWCANHAALALLIQAEKLKVKTPYERHYLLFNVVVSLFIKIRAICESEFENLSEREKLYKFSTPCVHRLLHILKCYAPSSKKEFTIPDNKLSNGHSVSACKKEIDTGKDGLQQSKYIGNVKKLRTGIKRPPKSRYPRTQIDPDLLCGVIFVDKGFTAKILFYLLNDACKYDKDLQFLSPLYTIEKNPEGTSSAHDMEVQHRKQEEVLKSFRIHECNLLIATSILEEGIDIPKCNFVMRYDFPKSYQSYVQCKGRARATDALHVLFVSEKISNECIQKLAEYHYIEQTLLSKCANKEPSEEEELLADKYGDLLPQYKPLSIEGSPSVTFNSAISLVNRYCAKLPSDTFTRLTPEWIIEPTIIDNKTMYVCSIRLPINSPVKYTVTSYPMPNSAMARRLAALQLCIDLHRANEIDDYLLPIGKENFKANPEDAEAPPLPDETKAEFSEARPGTTKRRQYYYKKTAEVLTDCRPVLMTKSFLYHISMVLTCPLPEEQNTRGRRIYPPEESAIGFGILTLKKIPKLCPFPIYTRSGEVHVKLELSKETVTLNADQIERVAAFLKYTFTNVLRLQKYLMLFDPNASENSYFIVPVKTVITENGPDVHVDWEFLERIYENRNAIPNEVSEGDRNQFKFDATKYHDAVIMPWYRNKDQPQYFYVAEICANLNPKSSFPGADYSTFEEYYLKKYNIQIQNLNQPLLDVDHTSARLNFLTPRYINRKGVALPTSSEETKKAKRENLEQKQILVAELCAIHPFPASLWRQAVCLPCILYRINALLLANQIRCQVAKMINLGQQHLDPDFEWLPLDFGWSLSEVLNKSKDSSKLIEMKSDAKTTKSVIPKLTDSMSVAEEIEKDISSKHDSSVDKDNEMEIGTWSNEMAINAVELNNENIFSPNLTVLQDTFSWNDIRYGSPACDSDLDAYDTDDTSSEAMGDFSDESDEGGGGLRIAFMGDNVAEAVEDENRIRKNEINKRILDLLELERSYDEDVWQCSNDIQNGLIQQHETAQNIETSRTKEEILTNGMFIRSDQEIVLKRRSSAVQNKTDLLPSEYYEYISQVSKRFTHEVINTQPLRQPIKKQSNNSQILEEADDSLFSFDYQPNLNGHPGPSPSLILQALTMSNANDGINLERLETIGDSFLKYSITTYLYCTYDNIHEGKLSHLRSKQVSNLNLYRLGRRKVLGESMIATKFEPHDNWLPPCYYVPREIEQALIESGVPSNLWNQADIPVLRAVNPNEISELVRETEHKLEIMRTELIRSSNDSATDFEKLRCFIPYNLITQHSIPDKSVADCVEALIGAYLIACGPRGAFLFMAWLGIHVLPFQKVSIISTNEPLDRPPGSSSYIKEINENGETCWTQIRYGNLDEPQCPLLRHVPDPEKELSLMLDGYSDLEESMGYKFREPSYLLQAFTHASYQPNKLTDCYQRLEFLGDAVLGNNLII; this is translated from the exons ATGGCATTTCCATTAAATGATCAAGTTCATACTAAGTCTTTCTCTCCTAGAGAATATCAA GTGGAGCTCCTCTACGCAGCTTTAGAGAGCAACATAATAGTTTGTCtaggaaaaaattctgaacaaatatttattgttatcaaACTAATTCAAGAGTTGGCGACTAACAACCGAAG ATCTCCGTCAGAAGGAGGCAAGCGCTCAGTATACATTCTAAGGGATACAGATCGATGTTTAACCAAAGCTGTATATATACAACAATTAACAGATTTACGCGTGCTTATCTGTGATTCTGAGACATGGCCAGAGTTCGATAGAAAATTCGCTGAAAGTCAG GTGATTGTCGCTACATCACATGTTTGTGCAGATCTGTTGAatcagaataaaatttatccaagTCAAATAAATTTGGCAATTGTAGATCAATGCCACAAAGCAGTCAATGATGAAAAGCTAAAGtttgttttacaaaaatttaatgtctCTAACGGTCCTCGACTAATTGGTTTTGCTGCACCAGTTTTTAATCTAACTCGTCAGCCAGGACGACTGGAAGCAGAAGTTGAACTTTTGGAAAAAACCTTTCATTGTAGAATTGAAACAGCCAGTGATATTGTATCAGTATTAAG ATATAGTCCAAAACCAAAAGAGTACATTGTAGAATACAAATGTGGCGAATATGAAGAATTAAACCAGACTCTGGAGAACTGTGCTATGCATGCTATGAACTTTTTGTGTGATCATCGCTATGATCCCACTGAAATTTACAACGATGAGTTCCTCGAGGACATACAGAAGATTCCTGATCCTAAACAGGAACCTTGCTCAATGATAGAAGACTTTTTGTACGTACTTCAAACATTCGGGGCTTGGTGCGCCAATCACGCTGCTCTAGCTTTGCTAATTCAAGCAGAAAAGCTGAAAGTAAAAACCCCTTATGAGCGACACTACTTATTATTCAACGTTGTGGTTTCCttgtttattaaaataag AGCTATTTGTGaaagtgaatttgaaaatttgagcgaaagagaaaaattatacaaattctCCACTCCATGTGTTCATCGACTATTGCATATACTCAAGTGTTATGCCCCATCCAGCAAAAAAGAATTCACTATCCCAGACAACAAACTGAGCAATGGACACA GTGTATCTGCCTGCAAGAAAGAGATTGATACTGGAAAAGATGGCCTCCAACAATCAAAATACATTGGAAATGTCAAAAAGCTACGAACTGGTATTAAAAGACCTCCAAAATCACGGTATCCACGTACTCAAATTGATCCCGATCTGTTGTGCGGAGTTATTTTTGTGGATAAAGGATTTACagcaaaaatattattttatctattgaaT GACGCTTGTAAGTATGACAAAGATTTACAATTTCTCTCTCCACTTTATACAATTGAAAAGAATCCTGAGGGAACAAGCTCTGCTCATGACATGGAGGTTCAACATCGGAAACAAGAGGAGGTTTTAAAAAGCTTCCGAATACACGaatgtaatttattaattgCTACATCGATATTGGAGGAGG GAATAGATATACCAAAATGCAATTTTGTGATGAGGTATGATTTCCCTAAGAGCTATCAGTCTTACGTGCAGTGCAAAGGCCGAGCTCGGGCAACTGATGCCCTTCATGTGCTTTtcgtgagtgaaaaaatatccaatGAGTGTATACAAAAGTTAGCTGAATATCACTATATTGAACAG ACTTTATTATCAAAGTGTGCCAATAAGGAACCttcggaagaagaagaattattGGCGGATAAATATGGCGATTTGTTACCTCAGTACAAACCATTGAGTATTGAGGGTTCACCTAGTGTTACTTTTAATTCTGCAATATCTTTGGTAAACAG GTATTGTGCCAAGCTGCCTAGTGATACATTCACTCGATTAACACCAGAATGGATAATTGAACCAAcaattattgataataaaacCATGTATGTTTGTTCCATACGTTTGCCAATAAACTCGCCTGTGAAATACACAGTAACG TCATATCCAATGCCGAATAGTGCAATGGCTCGTCGCTTGGCTGCACTTCAACTCTGCATAGATCTTCATAGAGCTAATGAAATTGATGATTATTTGTTGCCAAttggtaaagaaaattttaaagcAAACCCAGAAGATGCTGAAGCCCCTCCACTACCAGATGAAACAAAAGCTGAGTTTTCTGAAGCGCGCCCAGGTACCACTAAACGAAGACAATACTACTACAAAAAG ACTGCTGAAGTGTTAACAGATTGCAGGCCTGTACTGATGACGAAATCGTTTTTATATCATATTAGTATGGTACTCACTTGCCCTTTACCTGAGGAACAAAACACAAGAGGTCGTCGAATATATCCTCCTGAAGAGTCAGCTATAGGATTTGGCATTCTAACtctaaaaaaaataccaaag CTATGTCCATTCCCAATATACACGAGATCAGGAGAGGTTCATGTAAAACTTGAATTAAGTAAGGAGACGGTTACATTGAATGCTGATCAAATTGAACGAGTAGCAGCCTTCCTCAAGTACACGTTCACAAATGTTCTAAGGCTTCAAAAATATCTGATGCTATTTGATCCGAATGCTTCAGAAAATTCATACTTCATTGTTCCTGTAAAAACGG TTATCACAGAAAATGGCCCGGATGTTCATGTGGATTGGGAGTTCTTAGAACGTATATATGAGAACAGGAATGCAATACCGAATGAAGTGTCGGAAGGAGATCGCAATCAATTCAAATTTGATGCAACTAAATATCATGATGCTGTTATTATGCCATGGTATAGAAATAAGGATCAGCcacaa TACTTTTATGTAGCGGAAATTTGTGCCAACTTGAACCCAAAATCTTCTTTTCCTGGGGCTGACTATAGTACATTTGAGGagtattatttgaaaaaatataacatacaGATTCAGAATCTGAATCAACCGCTACTTGATGTAGATCATACTTCAGCTAGGCTCAATTTTCTCACACCAAG ATACATCAATCGTAAAGGTGTTGCATTACCAACTAGTAGTGAGGAAACCAAGAAggcaaagagagaaaatttggaacaaaaacaaatattgGTAGCAGAGCTTTGTGCTATTCATCCATTTCCTGCCTCATTATGGAGACAAGCGGTTTGTCTGCCATGCATACTTTATAGAATCAACGCACTTCTTCTTGCTAATCAAATACGATGCCAGGTagcaaaaatgataaatttggGGCAGCAACATTTAGATCCAG ACTTTGAATGGTTGCCATTAGACTTTGGTTGGAGTCTATCGGAAGTCTTGAATAAATCAAAGGACAGTAgtaaattgattgaaatgaaaagtgaTGCTAAAACTACGAAATCTGTTATACCTAAATTGACAGACAGTATGTCCGTGGCAGAAGAAATTGAGAAAGATATCTCTTCAAAGCATGACAGTTCCGTGGATAAAGATAATGAAATGGAAATTGGAACGTGGTCTAATGAAATGGCTATAAATGCAGtggaattgaataatgaaaatattttttcaccaaatttaaCGGTGCTACAAGATACCTTTTCTTGGAATGATATTAGGTACGGCTCACCTGCCTGTGATTCTGATTTAGATGCTTACGATACTGATGACACCTCTAGTGAAGCAATGGGAGATTTTTCAGACGAAAGTGATGAAGGTGGTGGTGGTCTACGCATTGCTTTTATGGGAGATAATGTTGCAGAAGCTGTGGAAGACGAAAATAGAAtccgtaaaaatgaaattaataaaagaattttGGATTTATTAGAGTTGGAAAGAAGTTATGACGAGGATGTTTGGCAGTGTTCCAATGATATTCAGAATGGATTAATTCAACAACATGAGACagctcaaaatattgaaactagTCGAACCAAAGAAGAAATTCTGACGAATGGAATGTTTATTCGTAGCGATCAAGAAATCGTTTTGAAGAGGCGTTCATCAGCTgtacaaaataaaactgaCTTACTGCCGTCTGAGTATTATGAATACATCTCTCAGGTTTCGAAAAGATTTACACATGAAGTTATTAATACGCAGCCTCTGAGGCAACCCATTAAGAAACAATCAAACAACTCTCAGATATTGGAAGAAGCAGACGATTCTCTTTTTAGTTTTGATTATCAACCGAATCTAAATGGTCACCCTGGACCAAGTCCGAGTTTAATTCTTCAAGCGTTGACAATGTCAAATGCTAACGATGGTATTAATTTAGAGAGGCTCGAAACTATTGGAGATtcttttctaaaatattcaataaccACATACTTGTATTGTACATATGACAATATACATGAAGGAAAATTGAGTCACCTGAGATCAAAACAA GTGagcaatttaaatttatacagaTTAGGCCGTCGAAAAGTATTGGGTGAAAGTATGATAGCAACTAAATTTGAACCGcacgataattggttaccaCCATGCTATTATGTACCACGTGAAATAGAACAAGCATTAATAGAATCTGGAGTGCCGTCAAATTTGTGGAACCAAGCAGATATTCCAGTTCTCAGAGCTGTAAATCCAAATGAAATATCCGAACTTGTTCGAGAAACGGAGCATAAACTCGAGATTATGCGGACTGAACTGATTCGAAGCAGCAATGATTCTGCgaccgattttgaaaagttacgATGTTTCATACCATATAATCTAATTACACAGCATAGTATACCAGATAAAAGTGTCGCTGACTGTGTGGAAGCTTTAATAGGAGCATATTTAATAGCGTGTGGGCCCAGAGGAGCTTTCTTATTCATGGCCTGGCTAGGAATTCATGTCTTACCATTCCAAAAAGTTTCTATCATATCCACAAATGAACCACTTGACAGACCTCCGGGTAGTTCGTCCTATATTAaggaaattaacgaaaatggAGAAACATGCTGGACACAA ATACGCTATGGAAACTTAGATGAGCCACAGTGCCCACTTTTGAGGCATGTACCAGATCCTGAAAAGGAGTTGAGCCTGATGCTGGATGGTTATAGCGATCTTGAAGAAAGTATGGGCTACAAATTTCGTGAGCCGAGTTACTTATTGCAAGCATTCACCCATGCATCGTATCAGCCAAATAAATTGACAGACTGTTACCAACGCTTAGAATTTCTTGGAGATGCAGTTTTAGGTAACAACTTA ATTATCTGA